In a genomic window of Glycine max cultivar Williams 82 chromosome 13, Glycine_max_v4.0, whole genome shotgun sequence:
- the LOC100799416 gene encoding uncharacterized protein, with translation MGNCCASATESSSMDWGGDDWGSFSSSKRRRSSRKNKVFDEVHGESLGNVEKEKLLGALRASSDANGKVKIKISKKELEKLLGGKENNSNKQGDHGHASAEQVLARLIHARDHASNEYHDVHHRSWRPVLQSIPEVN, from the coding sequence ATGGGAAACTGTTGTGCCAGTGCCACGGAATCATCATCTATGGATTGGGGTGGTGATGATTGGGGTTCTTTTTCATCATCCAAGAGAAGGAGGAGTTCAAGGAAGAATAAGGTGTTTGATGAAGTTCATGGGGAGAGTTTAGGGAACGTGGAGAAGGAGAAGCTCTTGGGTGCTTTGAGAGCTTCTTCTGATGCCAATGGGAAAGTGAAGATAAAGATCTCAAAGAAGGAGCTAGAAAAGTTGTTGGGAGGGAAAGAGAATAATAGTAATAAGCAAGGTGATCATGGACACGCTTCTGCGGAACAAGTTTTGGCTCGGTTGATACACGCTAGAGATCATGCGAGTAACGAATACCATGATGTTCATCATAGGTCATGGAGGCCCGTGCTTCAGAGTATACCTGAGGTTAATTAA